The proteins below are encoded in one region of Rhododendron vialii isolate Sample 1 chromosome 7a, ASM3025357v1:
- the LOC131334065 gene encoding serine/threonine-protein kinase CTR1 isoform X2, translating to MPHRTTYIFPRQFPDRGFDASSITPFEAQENQIRGNFNGDESDWKATKISREATRGGKSNGFTGDRIHGKQLAAFVNWLADRKGERRSGHVKVRLDDGDCDHELLLQPEPPESVVAVESLGFDLEQTGSFQRLSSGTGGYNGDKERQASSSQGLSGEDGLRGRRFELQTSSVQGLSTGSSSSYCGTAKERRFELQTSPFQGLSGGRGGYRGPAKERRLERQASSLQGLLSSGSSYGGSLFSGTTAEGDSSSGVKDSRTTRGEEEEEERVVAEEGRRESLAERKMESYYLQLTLAKRLREQFSLASEPLFLEDYRVEGLGGCQSADVETVSYRLWVNGCLSYADKISDGFYNILGMNPYLWVMCNDSEEGRRLPSLMALKAIEPNDSSMEVVLVDRYGDTRLMELENKAQELYFASESTLVLVEKLGKLVAIYMGGNFPVEQGDLHIRWKLVSQRLKDIQKCIVLPIGNVSAGLCRHRAILFKKLADYIGLPCRIAKGCKYCDADHQSSCLVIIEDDRNFAREYVVDLIGKPGNIHGPDSSINGGLLSSVPSPLQISHLKEFQQPYMDNSTESQILNKNHACGPPENPLNSGSEDGHPMEDIGLFHNDKAMYKASDQVCGGSESRDEYSRPGGEKVIVHRTWRKEIVVAGTPLKSIGIRQPLLPAQSDLIEVKTEVENQGIFHTVTIPRYLNLEPSLAMDWLEISWDELHIKERIGAGSFGTVHRAEWHGSDVAVKVLTVQDFRDDQLKEFLREVAIMKRIRHPNVVLFMGAVTQRPHFSIVTEYLPRGSLFRLIHRPDAGEIMDQRRRLRMALDVAKGLNYLHNLSPPIVHWDLKTPNLLVDKNWTVKVCDFGLSRFKANTFISSKSVAGTVENFLRSTSISM from the exons ATGCCGCACAGGACGACTTACATTTTCCCGAGGCAGTTTCCGGACCGCGGATTCGACGCGTCGTCGATAACGCCGTTCGAAGCTCAAGAGAATCAAATCAGAGGCAACTTCAACGGCGATGAAAGCGACTGGAAAGCAACAAAAATCTCAAGGGAGGCAACAAGGGGCGGGAAAAGTAACGGTTTCACGGGTGATAGGATCCACGGAAAGCAACTGGCTGCTTTCGTCAACTGGTTGGCGGatagaaagggagagagaaggtCGGGTCACGTGAAGGTACGGTTGGATGACGGCGACTGCGATCACGAGCTCTTGCTTCAGCCGGAGCCACCGGAATCCGTTGTCGCCGTTGAATCCCTGGGGTTTGACTTGGAACAGACGGGGTCGTTTCAGAGGTTGTCGAGTGGGACCGGCGGTTATAACGGCGATAAAGAGCGGCAAGCGTCGTCGTCGCAGGGGCTTTCAGGTGAGGATGGTTTGAGAGGGCGGCGGTTCGAGCTGCAAACGTCGTCGGTTCAGGGGCTTTCGACTGGGAGTAGTAGTAGTTATTGTGGGACGGCGAAAGAGCGGCGGTTTGAGCTGCAAACGTCGCCGTTTCAGGGGCTTTCGGGCGGGCGTGGTGGTTATCGTGGGCCGGCGAAAGAGCGGCGGTTGGAGCGGCAAGCGTCGTCATTGCAGGGGTTGTTGTCGAGTGGGAGTAGTTACGGAGGGAGTTTGTTTTCGGGCACGACGGCGGAGGGGGATTCGTCGAGCGGTGTTAAGGACTCGAGGACGACgagaggggaggaggaggaggaggagagggtgGTGGCGGAGGAGGGGAGAAGAGAGAGTTTGGCGGAGAGAAAGATGGAGAGCTATTATTTGCAGCTCACACTGGCTAAGCGTCTCAGAGAGCAGTTTTCTCTGGCTAGTGAGCCGCTGTTTTTGGAAGACTATAGGGTGGAGGGATTGGGTGGGTGTCAGTCTGCTGATGTTGAAACTGTTTCGTACAGACTCTGG GTTAATGGATGCTTGTCTTATGCTGATAAGATCTCAGATGGATTCTATAACATTCTTGGTATGAATCCATATCTGTGGGTGATGTGCAATGACTCGGAGGAAGGTAGACGGCTACCATCTTTAATGGCACTTAAAGCTATTGAACCCAATGATTCATCAATGGAGGTTGTTCTTGTGGATAGATATGGGGATACACGACTTATGGAGCTAGAAAATAAGGCACAAGAACTGTATTTTGCTTCTGAAAGTACGTTGGTGTTAGTGGAAAAGCTTGGAAAACTTGTTGCGATCTATATGGG GGGCAATTTTCCGGTGGAGCAAGGTGATTTGCACATTCGCTGGAAATTGGTTAGCCAGAGACTAAAAGATATCCAAAAATGCATTGTGCTCCCTATTGGCAACGTTTCTGCAGGACTCTGTAGGCATCGTGCTATTCTTTTCAAG AAATTGGCTGACTACATTGGCCTTCCATGCCGGATTGCTAAAGGTTGCAAGTACTGTGACGCAGATCATCAGTCTTCCTGTCTTGTCATAATCGAGGATGACAGGAACTTTGCAAG GGAGTATGTAGTTGATCTAATTGGCAAACCAGGAAACATCCATGGTCCAGATTCCTCCATCAATGGAGGTTTACTTTCTTCAGTGCCTTCACCACTTCAGATTTCTCATCTAAAAGAATTTCAGCAGCCTTACATGGATAATTCAACTGAGAGCCAAATCCTAAACAAAAATCATGCATGTGGCCCTCCTGAAAATCCCCTAAATTCAG GCAGCGAGGATGGTCATCCAATGGAAGATATTGGCTTATTTCATAATGATAAGGCCATGTATAAAGCTAGTGATCAAGTTTGTGGAGGAAGTGAATCTAGAGATGAATATTCTAGACCTGGCGGAGAGAAAGTAATCGTACACCGCACTTGGAGGAAAGAGATTGTCGTAGCCGGAACTCCACTTAAGAGCATTGGTATCAGACAACCCTTGTTACCTGCTCAATCAGATCTCATAGAAGTCAAGACTGAAGTTGAGAATCAAGGCATATTTCATACAGTTACAATACCAAGATACTTGAACCTTGAGCCTTCTCTTGCGATGGATTGGCTTGAGATCTCGTGGGATGAACTACACATCAAGGAGCGTATTGGCGCTG GTTCTTTTGGGACAGTGCATCGCGCTGAATGGCATGGCTCG GATGTTGCAGTTAAGGTTCTAACAGTCCAGGATTTTCGTGATGATCAGTTGAAGGAGTTTTTGAGGGAG GTTGCGATAATGAAGCGTATCCGGCACCCTAATGTGGTTCTCTTCATGGGAGCAGTTACACAACGCCCTCATTTTTCAATAGTGACAGAATATCTTCCGAG GGGTAGTCTCTTCCGCCTCATTCATAGGCCAGATGCTGGGGAAATTATGGACCAAAGAAGGCGGTTGCGTATGGCTTTGGATGTG GCCAAGGGACTTAACTATCTTCACAATCTTAGCCCTCCTATAGTTCATTGGGATCTTAAAACACCAAATTTGCTGGTCGATAAAAATTGGACTGTCAAG GTATGTGATTTCGGGTTGTCCAGATTCAAAGCAAACACTTTCATATCGTCAAAATCAGTTGCGGGAACG